A genomic segment from Malus domestica chromosome 05, GDT2T_hap1 encodes:
- the LOC139196371 gene encoding uncharacterized protein: MSGPSDRRFDLNLGEETATPSPDNIWRPSFISPTGPLTVGDSVMKNDMTAAVVARNLLTPKDNRLLSKRSDELAVKDSLALSVQCAGSVSNMAQRLFARTRQVESLAAEVMSLKQEIRGLKHENKQLHRLAHDYATNMKRKLDQMKESDGKVLLDHQRFVGLFQRHLLPSSSRVVPGNEASNDEPPMPPPSGVLSSTEAPDNHPPVLSLSGALPTAETSPKQPL; the protein is encoded by the coding sequence atgtctggaccctccgaccgtcgttttgacttgaaccttggagaagagacagccacgccttctccagacaacatatggcgcccatccttcatatcccctactggtcctcttaccgttggggattctgtgatgaagaatgatatgaccgctgcagtggtggccaggaaccttctcactcccaaagataatagactactttccaaacggtctgatgagttggctgttaaggactctctggctcttagtgttcagtgtgcaggttctgtgtctaatatggcccaacgcctatttgctagaacccgccaagttgaatcattggctgctgaagtgatgagtctcaaacaggagattagagggctcaagcatgagaataagcagttgcaccggctcgcccatgactatgctacaaacatgaagaggaagcttgaccagatgaaggaatctgatggtaaggttttacttgatcatcagcggtttgtgggtttgttccaaaggcatttattgccttcgtcctctagggttgtacctggtaatgaagcttcaaatgatgaacctccaatgcctcctccttctggggttttgtcaagtactgaggctccggataaccaccctccggtgctttctctttctggggctctaccgactgctgagacttcccctaagcaacctttgtga
- the LOC103436561 gene encoding uncharacterized protein C6C3.02c yields the protein MARRSGGRSARPAPRHAPARNPPQPVRQAPPPAPAQSGSGGSMLSGIGSTIAQGMAFGTGSAVAHRAVDAVMGPRTIQHETVVSEATAGAPVPMASSMGGSDACSNQSKAFQDCVNHFGSDISKCQFYMDMLSECKKNSGMLNA from the exons ATGGCTCGCCGCTCAGGAG GTCGATCTGCCCGCCCGGCTCCCCGTCATGCACCTGCACGCAACCCTCCTCAGCCTG TTCGCCAAGCTCCTCCTCCAGCTCCAGCTCAGTCTGGAAGTGGTGGATCTATGCTTTCCGGAATTGGATCAACCATAGCACAGG GTATGGCTTTTGGTACTGGAAGTGCTGTGGCACACAGAGCTGTGGATGCTGTGATGGGTCCTCGCACTATTCAACATGAAACTGTAGTCTCTGAGGCCACTGCTGGTGCTCCAGTCCCCATGGCTAGCAGCATGGGTGGCTCAGATGCATGCAGTAATCAGTCCAAGGCATTCCAAGAT TGTGTCAACCACTTTGGAAGTGATATAAGCAAGTGCCAGTTCTACATGGATATGCTGTCCGAGTGCAAGAAGAACTCCGGCATGTTGAATGCCTAA
- the LOC139196372 gene encoding uncharacterized protein has translation MDNENILNATQEPKGRRRKWEAFEEEVLLGVLEDFVARKQRCDTGAFKQGTLVEIAKAVNVLCPHSNIKANPHIESKLKKWKKTYSMVVDMINTSGFAWNDVKKCVEVDSDDSWQTYVQRNKEADGWRSKPFPLFDRFAYIFGKDRATGNVAETPAQMVEEQSHDHVGESDIGGENFVSSMNQQSQQSTPSENSQRKRKRAVGSSSDGTEAIISGLKDFYVESGKRMQMVTEALVQGTADHIDIANELEAMGLSPMDQIDALSLILDKPKNVAVFRAIKPELKKVFVQRLLSDNASG, from the exons atggataacgaaaatattttgaatgctactcaagagccaaaaggaagaaggcgtaaatgggaagcatttgaggaagaagtattactaggagttcttgaggattttgttgctcggaagcaacggtgtgacaccggtgctttcaaacaaggtactttggttgaaatagcaaaagctgtcaatgttttatgtcctcattcaaatataaaggcaaatccacatattgagtccaagttgaagaaatggaaaaaaacatatagtatggtcgttgacatgataaacacaagtggatttgcatggaatgatgtcaaaaagtgcgttgaagttgacagtgatgactcatggcaaacttatgtgcag agaaataaagaagccgatggatggagaagcaaaccttttccactttttgatagatttgcatatatatttggaaaagatcgggctacaggtaatgtagccgaaacccctgctcaaatggtggaggaacaaagtcatgatcatgttggtgaaagtgatattggaggtgaaaattttgtttcttcaatgaaccaacaaagccaacaaagcaccccatctgaaaatagccaaagaaagaggaaaagagctgtgggaagttcaagtgatggaaccgaggcaattatcagtggactgaaagatttttatgttgaaagtgggaagaggatgcaaatggtaactgaagctttagttcaaggtactgcagatcatattgacatagctaatgaacttgaagcaatgggtctctctcctatggatcaaattgatgcattgtctcttattttggataaaccaaaaaatgtggcagtgttcagggcaatcaaaccggaactcaagaaagtgttcgtccaaaggcttttaagcgacaacgcaagcggatga